AAAAACTCCATCAATCCCTCGCCGCTCATGCTGGCGACCAGCACCGCGCACAGGGCCAGATAGATCCCGAAGACAAGCCCGAGCAAGGCCATCCAGCCGATCACTTTCCAGTACAGTCCGATCAATGCGCTCTTGGGCAACGACGATTCCACACGCACGCCGCCGAACCGGATGCCGGACAGCCACCAGCGCCACTCGATGGCCTTGTAGCCTGCATAAATGAAGGGGGCGATCGGACTTACGTAGATTGCGATCGGCGTGAGCAGCCATAGCCACCAGCCGCGCTTGAAGAACTCCCAGCCGCGCCCCTCAAAACTGCCCTGCAGGTCGCCGTAGAAGGAATGGCGCATCTTGTAGCGTTCGAGCGCCGCAGCGCGCCATGGCAGCACCAGTCCGAGCGTGAGGATCATCAGCAGGCCCCACAGCGACGCCTGCAGGGCATAGAGCCAGCCCGAGCCGGTCATCCAGAAGCGCACGCCGCGCCATACCGTACGCGTCAGGCGGTAGCGCCGCGCGCGGTAGATCGCGAACTGCCCGAACAGAAAGAAGAAGGCGATCAGGGGAATGCTGGCGAACGCCTTATAGCGCTCGGCCTCGAGACCAATGAGAAAATAACCAAGATAGATCGGCACCAGGATCGCGAGCGCGACCAGAAAGCCGATCAGCAACTCCTTGCCGCGGCCGGTATATTCGGCAGCATCGCCATCGACCAATGTGTTGGACCAGAGATGGCGGCGGATGTCAGTGAGGAGCCAGAATCGATAGAAGCCGAGGGTGACGAATTCGAGCGCGGCGCCGCGCTTGGCCAGATCAAAGAATTCGCCGCGTTTGCCGGAAAACGCCACCGGCATCGGCGGCGGCACGGGTGAAGGCGGCGGTGGCGGCACCTGCGGGGGCCAGCTCATCTCGTTCATGGTTCAACTCCAGCGCGAACGGTGGCGGATCAAACCACGAATTTGTCGGCCGTTGTGTGACCAAGGTCCCACACTCAGAGCTATAATTATGCTGTTTTTTCGAACAGCTCCCGGCCGATCAGCATGCGGCGGATTTCGCTGGTGCCGGCACCGATCTCGTAGAGCTTGGCGTCGCGCAACAGACGCCCGGTCGGATAGTCGTTGATGTAGCCATTGCCGCCAAGCAGCTGGATGGCGTCGAGCGCGCATTGCGTCGCCTTTTCGGCGGCATAGAGGATCGCGCCGGCCGCATCCTCGCGCGTGGTCTCGCCGCGGTCGCAGGCTTTTGCCACCGCATATACATAGGCGCGCGAGGCGTTCATCGTGGTGTACATGTCGGCGAGCTTGCCCTGCACCAGTTGGAAGGTACCGATCGGTTCGCCGAACTGCTTGCGCTCGTGCACGTAGGGCAGCACCACGTCCATGCAGGCCTGCATGATGCCGATCGGGCCCGCCGCCAGCACGGCGCGCTCGTAATCGAGGCCCGACATCAGCACGTTGACGCCGCGGCCGACTTCACTGAGCACGTTTTCTTCCGGCACCTCGCAATCCTCGAACACGAGTTCGCAGGTGTCGGAGCCGCGCATGCCGAGCTTGTCGAGTTTCTGCGCGGTGGAAAATCCCTTCATGCCCTTTTCGATGATGAAGGCGGTCATGCCGCGCGGACCGGCCTCGGGATTGGTCTTGGCGTAAACCACCAGCGTGTCGGCGACCGGGCCATTGGTGATCCACATCTTGTTGCCGTTGAGCACAAAACGGTCGCCCTTCTTGTCGGCGCGGGTCTTCATCGAGACCACGTCCGAGCCGGCGCCCGGCTCCGACATCGCCAGCGAGCCGACATGCTCGCCCGAGATCAGCTTCGGCAAATACTTCCGCTTCTGCGCCTCGCTGCCGTTGCGGCGGATCTGGTTGACGCAGAGGTTGGAATGCGCGCCGTAGGACAGGCCGACCGCAGCCGAGGCCCGCGACATCTCCTCCACCGCAATGCAGTGCTCGAGATATCCGAGGCCGGTGCCGCCATACTCCTCCTCGACGGTGATACCGTGCAGGCCGAGCGCGCCTATTTTGGGCCAGAGGTCGCGCGGGAATTGATTGCTGCGGTCGATCTCGGCGGCGCGCGGCGCGATTTCGTTTTGCGAAAACGCATGCACCGTCTCGCGGATCGCATCCGCGGTTTCGCCGAGATCGAAGTTGAACATCCGATGGGCGTTGGGGATCATGGCCGCCTCCCGGCGAATTAAATGTTGTTTCAAGCAGCCTTATAGCGTTTTCGAGCGAAGTGGACACGGTTCGCGTCAAGAAAACGCGTCAAAACAAGAATCTGGAGCCCTGGTTCAATCAAAACCGGGCTCCAGTGTCCGGCCCGGCCAAATGCACCCAACTCGTCCTTGCGTCGGCGCACGGCTCGGGATGTAATAAGGTAAAACATCGCCCCTCCGGCATGCTTCGGCGGGGGAACAGTCAGGGAGGTGTTCATGCACGGAACCATCGATCTCGCCGGAGATTCCCATCTGCACGCCGCGCGCGACAGGGCCCGG
This portion of the Bradyrhizobium sp. AZCC 2262 genome encodes:
- a CDS encoding DUF898 family protein, producing the protein MNEMSWPPQVPPPPPSPVPPPMPVAFSGKRGEFFDLAKRGAALEFVTLGFYRFWLLTDIRRHLWSNTLVDGDAAEYTGRGKELLIGFLVALAILVPIYLGYFLIGLEAERYKAFASIPLIAFFFLFGQFAIYRARRYRLTRTVWRGVRFWMTGSGWLYALQASLWGLLMILTLGLVLPWRAAALERYKMRHSFYGDLQGSFEGRGWEFFKRGWWLWLLTPIAIYVSPIAPFIYAGYKAIEWRWWLSGIRFGGVRVESSLPKSALIGLYWKVIGWMALLGLVFGIYLALCAVLVASMSGEGLMEFFKTPELMRSIPLLVLAGLGYLLLALSLNIVIRVYLTRDLWVKVLGSVNISGLEAAANVAARGDLANALGEGFADGLDVGGF
- a CDS encoding isovaleryl-CoA dehydrogenase; translation: MIPNAHRMFNFDLGETADAIRETVHAFSQNEIAPRAAEIDRSNQFPRDLWPKIGALGLHGITVEEEYGGTGLGYLEHCIAVEEMSRASAAVGLSYGAHSNLCVNQIRRNGSEAQKRKYLPKLISGEHVGSLAMSEPGAGSDVVSMKTRADKKGDRFVLNGNKMWITNGPVADTLVVYAKTNPEAGPRGMTAFIIEKGMKGFSTAQKLDKLGMRGSDTCELVFEDCEVPEENVLSEVGRGVNVLMSGLDYERAVLAAGPIGIMQACMDVVLPYVHERKQFGEPIGTFQLVQGKLADMYTTMNASRAYVYAVAKACDRGETTREDAAGAILYAAEKATQCALDAIQLLGGNGYINDYPTGRLLRDAKLYEIGAGTSEIRRMLIGRELFEKTA